The Alteromonas macleodii ATCC 27126 genome segment TACTTTTCACAGTAGTCGCGTTTTTTATTATTTATACATTTAATTTTCCCGCTACTAAAGAAGGAGATTAACACGCCTTACGGCCGATGGTTCAAAATTCAATAGAACCTATTATCAATTTACTGGACACCGAAAGCATTAAAACCAGTCAAAAATAAAAAAAAAAGCCACTGTAATTAATCAACACTACCAATATTGGGACAGTAAAATGAAAAAGAATACATTTGCAAAAACCTGTTTATCTATTGCCATTTTAAGCACAGTCAGTAGCCATAGTTTTGCCCAAGACGAGCCCTATTCATGGAATATCTCTGGATGGATAAATGAAGGCTTAACCTATTACGACGACGGTGTGGGTAGTGATGTGGCACAACTTTCAGACAACGGTACAACGCTAGGTAGCCGTATTACGCTTTCAGGAAACTATAAACTGGAAGAACAAGGCATGGACGTGGGCTTTGAGGTCATTATTGAACCTCTTTCAGGCGCACCGAACTACGCCGGTGGTGGCCATCAAACCCCGCTTTTGTTTGCCAATCAGGATAACTTAGACACCTTCAACGGCGGCGACATAGGCCTGTTGGGCAGTAGCCTCTACTTTGGTGGCGACTGGGGTAAAATCACCATTGGTTTACAAAGCCTTCCCACCGATAACATTGCCGTTCTAGCTGATCCTTCTGGCACAATCTGGTCGGGAATTTCTCCATTATTTAGAGCAAATGGCTTCTTTATTCGAGGCGTAGAAGAAGGTTCAACCAATGTCGCGTGGGGTCAATTTGCTCAGTGCTTAGCTACGCCTGGCTTGGGTATTGGTATTGACTGTAACGGCATATATCGCAACGGTGTGCGCTACGATCTCCCTCAAATGGGCAACGTGAGTATTGCAGTAGGTTATGCAAACGACGAAATTTACGATATTGCGGTTAAGTATGCGGCTGAGCACGAAGGCTTCAAAACTAACCTTCATGCAGGTTATTCAGTGAATAAAGATGGCGGTAGCAATGTTGGGGGCAACAGTTCAACTACGCTGCAACTGCAAGCAGGGCTCATGCATATTGAGTCAGGAGTATTTGGGGTAGCCACTTATCAGATGGAAGAAGCTGACGATGCGATTGTTGGGTCGGGTGACGATACAGATGCTTATTACTTTAAAGCAGGCATAAGAAAACAGTTTAATCGCTTTGGTGATTCTGCTTTCTATGCTGAATATGCCAGTTATAACGACCAATACGGCATGGCTCATTTAGATGGCGTTACCGGCTCAGAGCTTAGTCAGTGGGGCGTTGCAGCAGAACAATATTTTGGATCGCGCTTCTTGGTGTACGCGAAATACGAAAATCTAAGTTTAGATATTGATGGTTCAGAATCTGCGCAAGGAATTTATAACAGCGCAGAAGACTTAACCCTAATTCAACTAGGTGGCACTGTGTTCTTTTAATTGAGAATTAAAAATCAGTCATATTTTAACATTGAACTTATATCTAATTACTCTGAAATTTAAAATTACTCTATTCATTTAATTAATGATAAAAAACTGATTAATTTTACACTTAAATAAGAAATTAAAATTAAGCTAAAAGATATGACATAAAAAGCGAGATTAACTCTCGCTTTTCCTATTGAAAAAGGAAAGATCATGAAAAATATATCTCTATTTTCATTACGTTCAGCTCAACCCATTCTGTTAGCCCTACTCTTCATAACGACAGTACATATCGCAGACGCACAGGTCATATTTCAGGAGGACAAAAACAATTTTATTCGCCTTGTTGAAAAGCAAAACGAAACAGGCAGTGACATGCGTGCCAACCAACACCCCTTCACGCTACAAGAGCAGGATGTGTCCGCCATACTTAGCGCTATTCAGGTGGTTAAGAACAAAAATACGTCAACACCGCTTTTTTCCAACGAACAAGTTACGTTACTTGCCGCCTATCTGCCTGAGGCGCTGCGAACAGCGACTGCTCAGCAAGACGTAATTTTTGCCCTTAGTAAAGAGAAGCGCTATTTGGCAGGCCTTAAAACCCAAACGTATTACGCTGCAGGCAGTATTTTCGTTGCAGACGACCAGCTCAATATTCTGATTGGCGAGTTCGATAAAGTAGCCAATAAAGCCTACGAAATGGCTTATGATCCTACTTCTCAGGGCTTGGTAAAATACGACTTTGATTTTGGTAACCGGAAACAAGCAAAGTTCTCATTCGATTCCCCACTCTCTTTTTCCGCACCTGGTATAGAACTAAAAACGAAAAGTCGCTTCGATTGGGTGGTCGCACCGACTCAACTGGCATTTGAAGCACCTATAGAAAAGGAAACACTTTCCCCAGCGAATAGGGAAAACACACCCAGTAAGAAAGACGTAGCTGGCTCGGCCTCCTTACCAGAAGAGAACGATATCGTTGCTCGTTTTAAACGGTTAGACGCACTAAAAAAGGCGAAACTAATTAGCGAAACAGAATACGCCGAAAAAAGGAGGCAGTTACTTGACGAGTTATAGAACGAAAGTCCCGTCAGTACTGGTCTTACGTGCTTTTTTATTATAAGCCATTGGTCTTATTAGGCCTGATTTAATGTTATATTAATGTTAACATTGTAAACACGTGAAGTGACTGTTTAGCTTTTAATATTTCGGGGAACTTGGTCACTTTGAAGCGTTTCATTTACGCCATAATTTTGTCTTACTAAAAGGCTTATGTGTGAATAAAACGCCAGCCCAAATAAGTCACAAGGCCAGCGGCAAATGTCGCTTTTTTAGCTGAGGGAAAGACCATGCACCGTATCTTGATAATTGACGACCACCCTATTTTTCGTCACGCAATGATTACCATTTTAGGGAAAAAGTTTCCCGACTCAGAGACCCTCGAAGCCAATTCAATTTCTGAAGCGTTAACGTTGCTAGAGCAAGACGCGAAGTTCGACTTAATCATGCTTGATTTAAATATGCCGGAAACCTGTGGCCTAAACGGACTTTTAGAAATTCGAAACCAACACCCTAACGTACCTGTAGTGATTATTTCCGCTGAAACGGAAAAGCAAAATATACTGCAAACCATTTCTTATGGTGCCGTTGGCTTTATTTCAAAAAGCAGCAAGATTGAAGAAATCGCCACATCTATCGAGAGTATTTTTGAAGGGAACGTGTGTTTACCATCAGAGATATTGAGAACGCCGTCTACCAGAACACGCATGACCAATGACAACGGTATTTCGCCGGAGCAAATTCGTTCATTAACACGAAAAGAGCTGACTGTACTGAAATATCTAACTCAAGGGTTAGCCAATAAAGTGATTGCCTACGAGCTTAATATTTCTGAAACCACGGTTAAGTCTCACGTCTCATCTATTCTTAAAAAATTAGGCGCCAGCAACCGAGTAAAAGTTGTGGCCAGTGCCGCGAATATCGACTTTAACCAATACGTATTTAATTAAGACCTGTTGCTCTTTGCTGTGCATTGAAGATTAACAGGCCCCATGTTCCTATACTTTTAGCCATTCAAGCTTGAGACTAGCGCCGCCTTAAGCACCGCGGAGTTAACAGGTTTGTGCAGCAGCTGGATGTCGGTGCCTTCAAGTTCATTCGCTAACGCTTTTGAGTGATTAGCGGTGCAAATCATAATGGGCATTGAAGGCGCGATTTTTCTTACGCGTTTCGCAATGTCTAAACCGGTTTCTTCTTCATCTAGGTGGTAATCGACAATAAGCATGTCGCACTCGTCAAAGCTGCCATTATTTACGGCACTGCATTGTTCAAAACCTGAGAAGGTGTCTACTTCCATGTCCCAGTTTGCGAACAACGTTTGCATAGCAATGCGCATATTCGCATCGTTATCAATGTGCCATATATGCTTATCCAAAACGTAATCTGGTAACGATGGCTCCAAAGTATAAAGATAGTCTTGTTCCTGACTCGTATCACACACTTCGGTAATAGGAATGGACACCGTGAAACATGCGCCTACGCCCTCTTTCGAGCGCACTCGAATATCGTGCTCTAGCAACTTACTCATTTTATCTACAATGTATAATCCCAGACCCAAACTGTAAGAGTAGTTAAAATCGTTTTCTAATCTGGAAAACTCTTTAAAAATAACTTTCTGATCGTCTTCGCTTATACCCACACCTTGATCATAGATGCTAATTTCTAGGTTCTCATTCACCTTTCGTGCTGCCAGTAACACCTTGCCGTTGGCACCGTATTTCATTGCATTTATTAGTAAATTTCGCAATATTCGAGAAAGTAAGTTCACGTCTGTCACCACGAAAGCTTCTTTCAAGCGATAGCGAAAATCTACACTGTAGTCTTTACTGATATGCGTAAACTCTTCGGCTAGCTGCATAAGTAACGGCAATACATTTTCTTGCTGCTTATCGGGCTGTAACACCCCAGCGTCCAGTTTGGATGTTTCAATAAGCGTGCGAATAAGGCCATGTAAATCAGACAGTGAATTATCGAGGGCGGTAACAATGGGGCTGGATGAACTATCCACCTGATCTTTCAATGTTTCGTTGAACAAGATGGCAGCGCTAAGGGGCTGCATAAGATCGTGGCTAATAGCAGCCAAAAATTTGCTCTTTGAATCAATCGCTTCTTGAAGGGCGATGTTGGCGTGATTGAGTTCACGGGTACGCTTTTCTACATTCGATTCTAATTGGTCTTTAGCCGCTTTAAGCTGGAGTTGGCTTTCTACCTGCTGCGACACGTCTGTTGCCAAGACAAAGTGCCCGGTGATATCGCCAGATTCATTGAAATGAGGTAAATAAACTTTCTGTAAAAAGCCAACGTCGCCATGAGCATTTTTTTCTTTGCTTTGAAAGCTCACCACTTCGCCTTGGTTAACACGGCGCAAGTACTGAATAAGATTGGGGTAAACCTCTTTCAGATGGCTTCGATCCATAGGCATATCATTAATGTCTTGCTCACTAACGCCATACCAATCGCGATAACCTTTATTGGTGTATTGAAACTTTTTATCGGTACCAATGTAAGCAATAAGCGCCGGTACATTATCGGTTATCATGCGGATCCAGCTTTCGTTTTGCTTCAGCGTTTCCGCGTAGTGATGCTGCGATGTAACATTGGTGAACGTGCACAGCGTATTGCCGTCGGGCAGTGTAGTGATGTTGCGTTCGACCACCAATTGCTCGTGTATAATCTGGGTACTTGGCCCCACCGGGTTTAAGTTGAGCCCGCTCCAGTGACGGTTATTTTGAAGGGCATAAATATTCTTACTGTTTACCAGTACGTGCTGGGGCACATTTGATTGGGTCAAAAACGTATTATTCCAAAACGCGATGCCGCCCTCTTTATCAATGAGCAATATTCCAACATCAATATTATCGATCAGGCTTTGCAGTAACTTGTTTTTCTCTTTAATGACTTGCTCGTAGCGATTCGACTCAAGCAGCTTTACTTCAGTGATATCGTTAAACAGAATAACGTTCCCGCCTTCTTGAGTCGGTCGGTTTGTCAGCTGATACCAGCGTTTGTTCGACAACTGGTAAATCATCCTACCTTCCACGTCGGCAGGCAGTGCACGGCGAATAACCCCAGAATGTTTGGCAGCTTGGGTAATATCGTAATAGTTGTCACCAATTTTAGGGGTAATGGAAAGATCGTCCCATACGGTTTCGAAATGCCGGTTAAAGAAAATGATCCCGCCGAGTCTATCAAGCAACACCATCGCCTGATTGGTACTTTCAATGGCATCGTGCAAACGCTGCTTAACCTGATGGGTTTCTTCGTGCGCGCGCACCAGCTCTGCATTTGACTGCTCGAGCTTTTGCAGTACAGATTGAAGCTCTTCTGTTTTCTGGCTCACTTTTTCAGAAAGTTGAACCGAGTGCTCGAATGCGCGGTAGCTATGATGATTAAAGCCCCCTTCCTCCATACGATACATCAGCGCTGCGTTTATTTTCTCAAGCTTTTCGTTTTCACGCCGTTGCTCGTAAAGCGCCTGTTGGAGCGCTTCCACGTCGGCAAATTGATTATTGGGCTGCAAAATACACCCCCGTAAACGTTTGGTTTAAGTGAACCGAGTGAATATGCTCGCCATAGGCATTGAAGCCCGCAACATTGTATCTTTGCTGTAGCCGTCTTATTTCGTGGTCGTTTTTGCCCTGTTGAATCTCGAGCCTTCGCAAAAAGCAATCGCAAGCATAGACAAATTCGGGCTCGCCAAGCTGAGCGCGCAGTTTGTCTAGTTTACTTTCTAATGCTTCAATGCAGTCACCCAGCTGAACAAATGTAAGAATAATGCCAATATCTACCGCGCAGTAAAAGGTAATGGCGTTAGTGGCCAAATCTACTTTTTGAATAGAGCGGATGAAATATTTGCCACCTACCATCACTGCAAGGGGAAACATGGAAAACACATCCGGCGTTAAGTCTTCAGCTTTCATTCCCAACAAGCTCGCGTAATACTGCGCAGCAGGTTCACCGTTTATTTCATACACGGTTCGCGACTCAGGGTCGGCGTGGGTGACCACCAGCTTCGATACGGGAGAGTTAATGTGATCAATG includes the following:
- a CDS encoding response regulator, whose amino-acid sequence is MHRILIIDDHPIFRHAMITILGKKFPDSETLEANSISEALTLLEQDAKFDLIMLDLNMPETCGLNGLLEIRNQHPNVPVVIISAETEKQNILQTISYGAVGFISKSSKIEEIATSIESIFEGNVCLPSEILRTPSTRTRMTNDNGISPEQIRSLTRKELTVLKYLTQGLANKVIAYELNISETTVKSHVSSILKKLGASNRVKVVASAANIDFNQYVFN
- a CDS encoding porin, whose amino-acid sequence is MKKNTFAKTCLSIAILSTVSSHSFAQDEPYSWNISGWINEGLTYYDDGVGSDVAQLSDNGTTLGSRITLSGNYKLEEQGMDVGFEVIIEPLSGAPNYAGGGHQTPLLFANQDNLDTFNGGDIGLLGSSLYFGGDWGKITIGLQSLPTDNIAVLADPSGTIWSGISPLFRANGFFIRGVEEGSTNVAWGQFAQCLATPGLGIGIDCNGIYRNGVRYDLPQMGNVSIAVGYANDEIYDIAVKYAAEHEGFKTNLHAGYSVNKDGGSNVGGNSSTTLQLQAGLMHIESGVFGVATYQMEEADDAIVGSGDDTDAYYFKAGIRKQFNRFGDSAFYAEYASYNDQYGMAHLDGVTGSELSQWGVAAEQYFGSRFLVYAKYENLSLDIDGSESAQGIYNSAEDLTLIQLGGTVFF
- a CDS encoding ATP-binding protein, with product MQPNNQFADVEALQQALYEQRRENEKLEKINAALMYRMEEGGFNHHSYRAFEHSVQLSEKVSQKTEELQSVLQKLEQSNAELVRAHEETHQVKQRLHDAIESTNQAMVLLDRLGGIIFFNRHFETVWDDLSITPKIGDNYYDITQAAKHSGVIRRALPADVEGRMIYQLSNKRWYQLTNRPTQEGGNVILFNDITEVKLLESNRYEQVIKEKNKLLQSLIDNIDVGILLIDKEGGIAFWNNTFLTQSNVPQHVLVNSKNIYALQNNRHWSGLNLNPVGPSTQIIHEQLVVERNITTLPDGNTLCTFTNVTSQHHYAETLKQNESWIRMITDNVPALIAYIGTDKKFQYTNKGYRDWYGVSEQDINDMPMDRSHLKEVYPNLIQYLRRVNQGEVVSFQSKEKNAHGDVGFLQKVYLPHFNESGDITGHFVLATDVSQQVESQLQLKAAKDQLESNVEKRTRELNHANIALQEAIDSKSKFLAAISHDLMQPLSAAILFNETLKDQVDSSSSPIVTALDNSLSDLHGLIRTLIETSKLDAGVLQPDKQQENVLPLLMQLAEEFTHISKDYSVDFRYRLKEAFVVTDVNLLSRILRNLLINAMKYGANGKVLLAARKVNENLEISIYDQGVGISEDDQKVIFKEFSRLENDFNYSYSLGLGLYIVDKMSKLLEHDIRVRSKEGVGACFTVSIPITEVCDTSQEQDYLYTLEPSLPDYVLDKHIWHIDNDANMRIAMQTLFANWDMEVDTFSGFEQCSAVNNGSFDECDMLIVDYHLDEEETGLDIAKRVRKIAPSMPIMICTANHSKALANELEGTDIQLLHKPVNSAVLKAALVSSLNG